In the genome of Montipora foliosa isolate CH-2021 chromosome 3, ASM3666993v2, whole genome shotgun sequence, one region contains:
- the LOC137994786 gene encoding nucleolin-like: MKKLLIALVALTAVFAAVQSMPADANEAKARTYVPESANATDPAAAEPSEAESDPSQSDAEPAAEEAASDATEPKEDDSAAADDSNDDDLDDDSVDEDDEDEEDDEDDEDDEEDEADEADEDDEDDGDDGDDGDDGDDGDDE; the protein is encoded by the exons ATGAAGAAGCTTCTTATCGCGTTAGTGGCTTTGACAGCTGTTTTTGCTGCTGTGCAATCTATGCCAGCTG ATGCCAACGAAGCTAAAGCTCGCACCTACGTTCCAGAAAGTGCTAACGCAACTGACCCTGCAGCAGCTGAACCATCTGAAGCTGAGAGCGATCCATCTCAAAGCGACGCTGAACCCGCTGCCGAGGAAGCTGCAAGCGATGCTACTGAACCCAAGGAAGATGATTCAGCAGCTGCTGATGACAGCAATGATGACGACCTTGATGATGACAGtgttgatgaagatgatgaagatgaggaagatgatgaagatgatgaagatgacgaaGAAGATGAGGCTGATGAAGCTGATGAGGACGATGAGGATGATGGCGATGATGGCGATGATGGCGATGATGGCGATGATGGCGATGATGAATAG